The following proteins come from a genomic window of Lolium rigidum isolate FL_2022 chromosome 5, APGP_CSIRO_Lrig_0.1, whole genome shotgun sequence:
- the LOC124655251 gene encoding uncharacterized protein LOC124655251 produces the protein MATIRVDSLLELETIAKKLFGARRIQLPMLTRLRDAPDALAIVEALCSDYAWEVVGGTGRLSAAAKVEEELNLIGEVTIPRLEIDITTEGQGSKADPKSVGEQHEAMRRIVHQVSKLKEMSGEVSNPLVSSVEKLVTTVTDVLVDLPITEDQLDMMKKEVENIRDSTVHLEDEEEKEPEMLQESEESEQQQQQQQLWADQAAQEQEGADQAEESTGSCTPI, from the coding sequence ATGGCGACCATCCGCGTCGACTCTCTTCTGGAGTTGGAGACGATAGCGAAGAAGCTGTTCGGCGCGCGTCGTATTCAGTTGCCTATGCTCACTAGGCTGCGTGACGCACCAGATGCTCTTGCAATCGTCGAGGCGCTCTGCTCTGATTACGCCTGGGAAGTCGTGGGGGGCACAGGCCgtctctccgccgccgccaaggtGGAAGAGGAGCTCAACCTCATAGGAGAGGTAACCATTCCTCGCCTGGAGATTGACATCACCACTGAAGGTCAGGGTTCCAAGGCAGATCCAAAGAGTGTTGGTGAGCAGCATGAGGCTATGCGTCGTATTGTCCACCAAGTGAGCAAGCTCAAGGAGATGTCCGGGGAAGTCAGTAATCCGCTAGTGTCGTCAGTGGAGAAGCTTGTCACCACCGTCACTGACGTCCTGGTTGACCTTCCCATTACAGAGGACCAGCTGGACATGATGAAGAAGGAGGTTGAGAATATCCGGGACTCCACAGTTCAcctggaggatgaggaggaaaaAGAACCAGAGATGCTGCAGGAGAGCGAGGAatcagagcagcagcagcagcagcagcagctttgGGCTGACCAAGCGGCACAAGAGCAGGAAGGGGCTGATCAAGCTGAAGAGAGTACAGGTTCCTGCACCCCCATCTGA